The Anolis carolinensis isolate JA03-04 chromosome 1, rAnoCar3.1.pri, whole genome shotgun sequence genome window below encodes:
- the LOC100553002 gene encoding uncharacterized protein LOC100553002: MLCTSRPLLFATFVFFLHTLGATDALRCHLCATTNPSQPCESQLTCEDNGEEATCTSTKFYQDKELLLTTRDCRTTKEKCGTTHYQPNTNYHAEISCCNEDLCNA; this comes from the exons ATGCTCTGCACCAGCCGTCCCCTGCTCTTCGCaacctttgtcttctttcttcATACACTTGGAG CAACAGATGCTCTTCGGTGTCACTTATGTGCAACCACGAATCCATCACAACCTTGTGAATCACAACTGACTTGTGAAGACAACGGTGAAGAAGCAACATGTACTTCCACCAAATTCTATCAGG ATAAAGAGCTACTTTTGACAACACGAGATTGTAGAACAACCAAAGAAAAGTGTGGTACTACACATTATCAACCAAACACTAACTATCATGCTGAAATCAGCTGTTGCAATGAAGACCTTTGCAATGCATAA